The Rathayibacter caricis DSM 15933 genomic sequence GCGATCATCGCGACCAAGAAGGACGAGATCGGCACGAGCCTCGCGCAGTTCGTCGAGGAGAACTTCCTCCGCGGCGCGATCGTGCGCGAGAAGCTCGACTCGTTCGGCATCGCCCGGCGTGCGGGCGTCTGGCTCGCCGAGCCGGCCAACGCGCACCGCGTGGGCGACGAGAGCGCCGCCGCGGTCCGCGCGGCGATCGCCCTGCTCGACGACTCCCATGTGCAGGGCGTGATCGAGGCGCTCGCCCGCCGCCACCTGCTCGATCCGCAGTGGGGGCCTCCGCTGGGGAAGCTCGTCGGCGGGATCGTCGAGGCCGGGCACCACCGCCGGCTCGTCGACACGCTGGTCGAGCAGGCGGAGGCGTGGCTCGCCGCGAATCCGCAGAGCTTCACCCGCATGGTCAGCGGCAGGCTGCCGACCTGGCTGCCCTCGGCGGTCAGCCGGGCCATCGACGAGCGGCTGTACCACGAGGCCCTCGTGTTCGTGCACGCGGTCAGGGAGGAGCAGGGGCACCCGCTCCGGCTCGCCATCGACGGCTACCTCGCGACCCTCGCCGAGGACCTCGGCACCGACCCCGATCTCGTCGCGCGGGTCGAGGAGATCAAGAACCAGGCGTTCGACAGCCCGCGCGTCCGCGAGCTGGCGGGCGACGTCTGGGAGTCGACGAAGTCGTCCCTCCTCGGCGCGATGGACGACCCGGAGAGTCCGCTGCGCGCGAGCCTGGAGTCGATCGTCGTGGACCTCGGCCGCCGCCTCTCGACCGACGGGCGGCTCGCGAGCACGGTCGACGCCTGGATCGGCACGGTCGCCTCGAACCTGGTCGACCGCTACCGCGCCGACATCGCGAGCATCATCGGCGACACCATCCAGCGCTGGGACCCTCGCGAGACCTCCGACAAGCTCGAGCTCCAGGTGGGCAAGGACCTGCAGTTCATCCGGATCAACGGCACGGTGGTGGGCGCACTCGCGGGCCTCGTGATCTTCACGGTCGCGCACGCCCTCCTCGGTTCCTGAGAAGCGGTCCGGGCCGAGCGGAGTCGTCGCCGCCGATCCGCAAGCCCTCGCCGCTGTCGGTGGTCGCGCGTACCGTCGCAGCATGAGCGACAACGACACCACAGGCCCCGACATCAAGACCGAGGGCGACGTCCTCGGCGCCCGCGCCGACGACGGCAGCGACACCAGCGCCAGCAAGGACCCGTCCGACTGGGTCACCGGCGACGAGCCGATGACCGGCCCGCAGCGCAGCTACCTCGACACCCTCGCCCGCGAGGCCGGCGAGACCCTCCCGGCCGACCTCACCAAGGCGCAGGCGTCCGAGCACATCGATCGCCTCCAGTCCTCGACCGGTCGCGGCGAGACGAGCAACGGGCACGACTGACCCCGGCACGACCCCGCGGGTGCGGCGCGACGGTGAGCATTGATGCCGTCGCGCGCCCCCGTGCGGGGTGCGCCGCTCGCCGCTCGGGCTCCCTAGGTTCGTGGCATGGCGATCTCTCGCACCACGCGGACGGCCCTCGACCTCATCGACTCGCTCCGCGTTCCGGGGGCGATCGATCCCCGTCTCGCCCGGCAGGTGGCCGACTCCCTCCGGCAGCTGCTGGAGGCGGGGACGTTCGGCCCCAGCGACAGGGCACTGCGCCGACGCTCGAGGCAGCTGCGCCGGGGATCCGCTCTCTACTGACCGCGACCGGTCCGCCTCGACGGGCGTCCGGATCGTGATGGAAGCGCTCCCTCGACCCCTCCCCGGGGGGCCGGGAGCGGCGTAGGCTCGCCTCAGGCGTCCCGGCCTCTCGTCGCACCGTCGCGACGTCGGAGCGGGCGCCGGTGAGGACGACGATGTCTCAACGGGTCGCAACCCGCAGTTCTGTCAGCATCCGACTCGTGCGGTGGTACCGGACCGACGACGGATGGAGATCGGAGGTCGTGCACGGCCGCCTCCTCGAGCACCAGGCCGGAGTCTGGCGTCTGCTCGACGGCGACGAGGTGCACGACTACCCGGACTCGATCTGGTCGCTCTGCCACGAGTAGGCGCGCCGGTCACTCCTCGTCGCGCGCGAGCATCGACCACTCGTCGTAGTCCGCCACGGGCTCCGGCTGGACCTCGGCCGTGACGTGCTCGACGCGCGGTTCCAGTGCGCCGCGGCGACGGTCGAGCTCCTCGAGGGTCGCCGCATCCGCTGCGGGATCCTCCGGCGAGTCGTCCTCGACGAGGAGGAGCTGGCTCGCGGGCCCGATCAGCAGCTCGGCCTGCTCGCGCTCGCCGTCGAGCGTCGTCCCCGCCACGACGATCGTGTCGGCGATGCCGCGCAGTCCCAGCTCGCGGGCGTAGCCGAGGATCGCGTGTGCCACGGCGTCCCCGACGAGCAGCGAACCACCGGCGTAATGAAGGCGCTTCATGTCCTCCATCGTGATCGCGCTCCCGAGTCCGCGCAGGGGGATTCCGTTCGTCGCGCGGTACAGCTAGCGCCGCGGACGAGGTCCCGGCGAGCGCGGTGCTGCCCAGAAAGGACGTCAGCCGAGAGCTGAGTCGGTACGAGGCCTCCTCCCTGCGCGACGTCGGGCGTGAGGATCGGCGAAACGGGACATCCACCGGTCATCGCGGGCTCTGCTCGAGAGCGAGGACGGTCGCGTCTCTAGACGACGACGAGTCCGTCGACCACGTCACGCGCGATGTCGCTGACTCGGGCCTCCCGGGATCGAGCATGATGACGTAGCAGGTCCCAGGCGGCGCTCATGTCGACGTTGCGACTGTGGGCGATGATGCCTTTCGCCTGCTCGATGACGATGCGCACGTCGAGAGCGCGCTGGAGTTGGTCGCGTGCAAGCGAGGCCTCTCGGACGATCCGCTCGTGAACGAGGCCGATGGTCGCGACGTCGGCGATGGCCTGAGCGGCGAGGATGTCCGCATCCCCGAGCTCGCCGATCGTGTCGCGGAAGAGGTTCAAGGACCCAATCGTCTCGCCCCGCAGGCGGAGCGGGACTGCGTGCACGGACTGGTAGCCGGAGTCGCGGGCCGCGTCGGCGAAGAACGGCCAGCGGGTGCCGATCGCGGTGAGGCTCCCGGCGGTGACGACGACGCCGGTGCGGAACGACTCGATGCAGGGGCCGTTGTCGCCGGAGAGCTGCAGCACTTCGATGAGGTGCATCCGCTCGCTCGTGGAGGCCATGACGACGAGTTCGCCGTGCTCGTCCGCGAGGACGATGCCCACGTCGACGGCGTCGAACAGCGCTGCACAGCGGATGACGAGGTCGTCTAGGAAGTCGACCGCGTCGAAGTCGTCGACGAGGGTGTCGGCGACGGTGGTCAGCGTGCTCAGGAGCATCTGGTCGCGCTCGGAAGCAGCCATGGTGTGATCCTACGTCTCTGTCACGCGGGCGTGTCGCGCGAGAAATCGAGGGTTCGCGCGATGATCTGCGCGGCGACCTCGCGGACGCTGATCTCCTCGGCGAACGCGTAGGCGCGGATCATGAGAAGAGCATCGGCAGGGGTCGATCTCATCTGACTCATCACCATGCCGGTGGCTTGATGCACCTCGCGTCGCGAGAGCGCCGGATCTCGGGTGAGGGTGCTGTTCTCGAGTGACGTCATGGCCTGCTCGACGACGGTCCTCGCGAGCACTCCGGCGAGGCGTTCCGCGAGCTCCAGCTGTGATGCGTCGAAGCGTATCGGCGTGCTGTTGTAAAGGGAGACGGCGCCGATGCTCGAGGTGCCGATCCGCATGGGGACGGCCAGCACGGATGCCACTGCTGCGGCTTGCACGGCGAAGGCGAACACGGGCCACGCGGCGAAGTCGCGGTCCTCCCCGACGCGCATGTCGACGGGGAGGTAGGTACGGCAGGCGT encodes the following:
- a CDS encoding DUF445 domain-containing protein — its product is MTVTTSTGRDDAAKRAALVRMKRIATGLLVVMAIVFAVSFALQDRYPWLQWVRAASEGGMVGALADWFAVTALFRRPLGLPIPHTAIIATKKDEIGTSLAQFVEENFLRGAIVREKLDSFGIARRAGVWLAEPANAHRVGDESAAAVRAAIALLDDSHVQGVIEALARRHLLDPQWGPPLGKLVGGIVEAGHHRRLVDTLVEQAEAWLAANPQSFTRMVSGRLPTWLPSAVSRAIDERLYHEALVFVHAVREEQGHPLRLAIDGYLATLAEDLGTDPDLVARVEEIKNQAFDSPRVRELAGDVWESTKSSLLGAMDDPESPLRASLESIVVDLGRRLSTDGRLASTVDAWIGTVASNLVDRYRADIASIIGDTIQRWDPRETSDKLELQVGKDLQFIRINGTVVGALAGLVIFTVAHALLGS
- a CDS encoding DUF3072 domain-containing protein: MSDNDTTGPDIKTEGDVLGARADDGSDTSASKDPSDWVTGDEPMTGPQRSYLDTLAREAGETLPADLTKAQASEHIDRLQSSTGRGETSNGHD
- a CDS encoding GAF and ANTAR domain-containing protein, translated to MAASERDQMLLSTLTTVADTLVDDFDAVDFLDDLVIRCAALFDAVDVGIVLADEHGELVVMASTSERMHLIEVLQLSGDNGPCIESFRTGVVVTAGSLTAIGTRWPFFADAARDSGYQSVHAVPLRLRGETIGSLNLFRDTIGELGDADILAAQAIADVATIGLVHERIVREASLARDQLQRALDVRIVIEQAKGIIAHSRNVDMSAAWDLLRHHARSREARVSDIARDVVDGLVVV
- a CDS encoding GAF and ANTAR domain-containing protein, yielding MLESFTALLPAEDAAASVLSAPFDPETLAATSDRAARLDEKQIDLGEGPAWDACRTYLPVDMRVGEDRDFAAWPVFAFAVQAAAVASVLAVPMRIGTSSIGAVSLYNSTPIRFDASQLELAERLAGVLARTVVEQAMTSLENSTLTRDPALSRREVHQATGMVMSQMRSTPADALLMIRAYAFAEEISVREVAAQIIARTLDFSRDTPA